From Acidobacteriota bacterium, the proteins below share one genomic window:
- a CDS encoding molybdopterin-dependent oxidoreductase, translated as MDDVIVAYGQNGEPVRPHQGYPLRLVVPGFQGKYHVKWLRRLRLVKRPLMSYWEKHHFLDRGYRPGGEPRTSDFGGDAGRVSRILGHVRRSARERHSTLEGD; from the coding sequence ATGGACGACGTGATCGTCGCCTACGGCCAGAACGGGGAGCCGGTGCGACCGCACCAGGGCTATCCGCTACGTCTCGTGGTCCCCGGCTTTCAGGGCAAGTACCACGTCAAGTGGCTGAGGCGGCTGAGGCTGGTGAAGCGCCCGCTGATGTCCTACTGGGAGAAGCACCATTTTCTCGACCGGGGCTACCGGCCGGGCGGCGAGCCGCGTACCAGCGACTTCGGCGGCGACGCAGGCCGCGTATCGCGCATTCTGGGGCACGTCCGGCGCTCCGCACGGGAACGCCATTCAACCCTGGAGGGTGACTGA
- a CDS encoding molybdopterin-dependent oxidoreductase: protein MLHQRDGRLTRDLLRTPGGFGLGQVPAKRKPDATTDMVCGYCSTGCGLTVHLQGGVAVGLTPAADYPVNRGVACPKGWEALTVLDAGDRATTPLRRDASGVRRPVRWDAALRTMVERFKAIQAQHGPESVAFLSTGQMPTEEMALLGALAKFGMGMAHGDGNTRQCMATSVVAYKQAFGFDAPPYTYRDFEESDVLVFVGANPCLAHPILWERVLRNPHDPAVVVIDPRVTETAMQATEHLPIRPKSDQALFYGLARLLIERGWIDRAYIEAHTRDFDAYAAAVEPYTLDRVAEAAGIGAAVVERLAETIHRGRRVSFWWTMGVNQSYQGVRTAQSIINLALMTGNIGRPGTGANSITGQCNAMGSRLFSNTTNLLGGHDFANPVHREKVARVLDIDPAVIPTRASWAYNEIIEGILRERIKGLWVICTNTAHSWINQDQARDILGRLDCLVVQDMYATTETARMADLVLPAAGWGEKDGTFINSERRIGRIRKVARAPGRALADFSIFKLVAEYWGCGGMFRAWRSPAATFQILKRLSAGQPCDISGIDGYDMLDERGGIQWPFPAAAATDDAAPGDPVAPAPPAASRVPGASGSGLPDAVPTAESPDAGTERRLFEDGRYFHPDGRARFLYEDPRPLPEPPNDRFPLLLLTGRGSAAQWHTQTRTAKSAVLRKLYPAQVYVEVNPADAKVRGIVTGDAIQVESRRGRITATAFVTRSVQPGHVFIPMHYEETNRLTDAVFDPYSKQPSYKACAVELRRIAAVG from the coding sequence ATGCTGCATCAACGCGACGGGCGCCTGACCCGCGATCTCCTGCGGACGCCCGGCGGATTCGGCCTCGGCCAGGTCCCGGCGAAGCGCAAGCCCGACGCCACCACCGACATGGTGTGCGGCTACTGCTCGACCGGCTGCGGCCTCACCGTCCATCTTCAGGGGGGCGTGGCGGTGGGTCTCACGCCGGCCGCCGACTACCCCGTGAACCGCGGCGTCGCCTGTCCCAAGGGCTGGGAGGCCCTGACCGTGCTCGACGCCGGCGACCGCGCCACCACGCCGCTCCGGCGCGACGCGTCCGGCGTCCGGCGGCCGGTGCGCTGGGACGCGGCGCTGCGGACGATGGTCGAACGCTTCAAGGCGATCCAGGCGCAGCATGGACCGGAGTCGGTGGCGTTCCTGAGCACGGGGCAGATGCCGACCGAGGAGATGGCCCTGCTGGGCGCGCTGGCCAAGTTCGGCATGGGGATGGCGCACGGCGACGGCAATACGCGCCAGTGCATGGCCACCTCGGTGGTGGCCTACAAGCAGGCGTTCGGGTTCGATGCGCCCCCGTATACCTACCGCGACTTCGAGGAGTCGGACGTCCTCGTGTTCGTCGGGGCCAACCCGTGCCTCGCGCACCCCATCCTGTGGGAGCGGGTGCTCCGGAATCCGCACGATCCGGCCGTCGTCGTCATCGACCCGCGTGTCACCGAGACGGCGATGCAGGCGACCGAGCACCTGCCGATCCGTCCCAAGTCGGACCAAGCGCTCTTCTACGGGCTCGCCCGCCTGCTCATCGAGCGAGGCTGGATCGACCGCGCCTACATCGAGGCGCACACCCGCGACTTCGACGCTTACGCGGCGGCGGTCGAGCCCTACACCCTCGACCGGGTGGCCGAGGCGGCCGGCATCGGGGCGGCCGTCGTCGAGCGGCTCGCCGAGACGATCCACCGGGGCCGGCGGGTGTCGTTCTGGTGGACGATGGGCGTCAACCAGAGCTACCAGGGGGTGCGCACCGCGCAGAGCATCATCAACTTGGCGCTGATGACCGGCAACATCGGCCGGCCCGGCACCGGGGCCAACTCCATTACCGGCCAGTGCAACGCGATGGGCTCGCGCCTGTTCAGCAACACCACCAATCTGCTCGGCGGCCACGACTTCGCGAACCCGGTCCACCGGGAGAAGGTGGCGCGGGTGCTCGACATCGATCCGGCGGTCATCCCGACCCGCGCGAGCTGGGCCTACAACGAAATCATCGAAGGGATTCTGCGGGAGCGGATCAAGGGCCTCTGGGTCATCTGCACGAACACCGCCCACTCGTGGATCAACCAGGATCAGGCGCGCGACATCCTCGGGCGTCTCGACTGCCTCGTCGTCCAGGACATGTACGCCACCACCGAGACGGCGCGGATGGCCGACCTCGTGCTGCCGGCCGCCGGCTGGGGCGAGAAGGACGGCACCTTCATCAACTCGGAGCGGCGCATCGGTCGGATCAGGAAGGTGGCCCGCGCGCCGGGTCGGGCGCTGGCCGATTTCTCCATCTTCAAGCTGGTCGCCGAGTACTGGGGCTGCGGCGGGATGTTCCGGGCGTGGCGGTCGCCGGCCGCGACCTTCCAGATTCTCAAGCGGCTCTCGGCGGGGCAGCCGTGCGACATCAGCGGCATCGACGGCTACGACATGCTGGACGAGCGGGGCGGCATCCAGTGGCCGTTTCCTGCCGCGGCTGCAACGGACGACGCCGCACCGGGGGACCCCGTCGCACCCGCCCCGCCCGCGGCCTCGCGGGTCCCCGGTGCATCCGGGTCCGGCCTGCCGGATGCCGTGCCCACTGCCGAATCGCCCGACGCGGGAACCGAGCGGCGCCTCTTCGAGGACGGCCGCTACTTTCATCCGGACGGGCGCGCCCGGTTTCTCTACGAGGATCCACGCCCGCTGCCGGAGCCGCCCAACGATCGGTTCCCGCTCCTGCTCCTGACCGGCCGGGGCAGCGCCGCGCAGTGGCATACGCAGACCCGCACCGCGAAATCGGCGGTCCTGCGCAAGCTCTACCCCGCGCAGGTCTACGTGGAGGTCAACCCGGCCGACGCGAAGGTCCGCGGCATCGTCACCGGCGACGCCATCCAGGTCGAATCGCGCCGCGGCCGCATTACCGCCACCGCGTTCGTCACCCGCTCGGTGCAGCCGGGGCACGTCTTCATCCCCATGCACTACGAGGAGACCAACCGGCTCACCGACGCGGTGTTCGATCCCTACTCGAAGCAGCCGTCGTACAAGGCGTGCGCCGTGGAGCTTCGGCGCATCGCGGCGGTTGGCTGA
- a CDS encoding molybdopterin oxidoreductase, with protein sequence MTASGNVLALESKAAPEPAPSPSPAGAAVAIPAGASTLVDRYLEEQQVTAAARFARAHDAAHAGGPALAERYSALMPATPPAPGQQYAFDVDLDACSGCKSCVAACHSLNGLEEEESWRDVGLLHGGSRSLPVVQHVTTACHHCLDPACMHACPVEAYEKDPVTGIVKHLDDQCFGCQYCTLACPYEAPKYSRSKGIVRKCDMCSDRLAEGEAPACVQSCPNGAIAIRVVDTAQVIEESETHLFVPGAPEPALTLPTTAYRTERVLPRNMVPADYHTVRPEQAHWSLILMLVLTQLSVGAFLAERLLELLVPGALTASIRPVHSASALVFGLLALGVSVLHLGRPRYAYRAVLGLRHSWLSREILAFGVFAALAVVYAAWSWAGSAGWPGRLAGWGLAAGPGAAVEAGFGWWLGWGVALSGVVGVLCSVMVYDYTKRDFWNGPATAGRFFLTTAVLGLAAAWLPLLIVAAGSDAALAGAAVDRYGAILCRGLVVAMAAKLLFETALFRHLASRSTTSLKRTAWLMTGALSNVTMARFAAGLLGGLAMPGLLLLSRVPAPPGQGQDLVFVVLVGMLFVACLAGELFERYLFFAAVASPRMPGTL encoded by the coding sequence ATGACCGCCTCAGGAAACGTCCTTGCGCTCGAATCGAAGGCCGCCCCCGAGCCTGCCCCGTCGCCGTCGCCGGCCGGTGCGGCTGTCGCGATTCCGGCTGGTGCGTCGACCCTCGTCGACCGGTATCTGGAGGAGCAGCAGGTCACTGCCGCGGCGCGCTTCGCACGGGCCCACGACGCCGCCCACGCCGGCGGTCCGGCCCTGGCCGAGCGCTACTCGGCGCTGATGCCGGCGACGCCCCCGGCCCCCGGTCAGCAGTACGCCTTCGACGTGGATCTCGACGCCTGCTCGGGCTGCAAGTCGTGCGTGGCGGCCTGCCACTCGCTGAACGGCCTCGAGGAGGAGGAGTCGTGGCGCGACGTCGGGCTGCTGCACGGCGGGAGCCGGAGCCTGCCGGTCGTCCAGCACGTCACGACGGCCTGCCATCACTGCCTGGACCCCGCCTGCATGCACGCATGCCCGGTGGAGGCCTACGAGAAGGACCCGGTCACCGGCATCGTCAAGCACCTCGACGACCAGTGCTTCGGGTGCCAGTACTGCACGCTCGCCTGTCCCTACGAGGCGCCGAAGTACAGCCGTTCCAAAGGGATAGTCCGCAAGTGCGACATGTGCAGCGACCGCCTCGCCGAGGGCGAAGCGCCGGCCTGCGTGCAGTCCTGCCCGAACGGGGCCATCGCCATCCGCGTGGTGGACACGGCGCAGGTGATCGAGGAGTCCGAGACCCACCTGTTCGTGCCGGGGGCGCCGGAACCGGCCCTGACGCTGCCGACCACCGCCTACCGGACCGAGCGCGTGCTCCCGCGCAACATGGTGCCGGCGGACTACCACACGGTACGCCCGGAGCAGGCGCACTGGTCGTTGATCCTGATGCTGGTCCTCACCCAGCTCTCGGTCGGCGCGTTCCTGGCCGAGCGGCTGCTGGAGCTGCTGGTTCCGGGGGCGCTGACGGCGAGCATCCGCCCGGTGCACAGCGCGAGCGCGCTGGTGTTCGGCCTGCTGGCCCTCGGGGTGAGCGTGCTGCACCTCGGCCGGCCGCGCTACGCCTACCGGGCCGTTCTGGGGCTGCGGCACTCGTGGCTCAGCCGCGAGATCCTGGCCTTCGGCGTGTTCGCGGCGCTGGCGGTGGTCTATGCCGCGTGGTCCTGGGCGGGATCGGCGGGCTGGCCGGGACGGCTCGCCGGTTGGGGACTGGCAGCCGGCCCCGGCGCGGCGGTCGAGGCCGGTTTCGGGTGGTGGCTCGGCTGGGGCGTCGCGTTGTCGGGCGTCGTGGGGGTGCTCTGCTCGGTGATGGTCTACGACTATACGAAGCGCGATTTCTGGAATGGTCCGGCCACCGCCGGCCGTTTCTTCCTGACGACGGCCGTGCTGGGCCTTGCCGCGGCGTGGCTGCCGCTGCTGATCGTCGCCGCGGGCAGCGACGCGGCGCTGGCCGGCGCCGCCGTCGACCGCTACGGCGCCATTCTGTGCCGCGGACTCGTCGTCGCCATGGCTGCCAAGCTGCTGTTCGAGACGGCGCTGTTCCGCCACCTGGCGTCGCGGTCGACGACCTCGTTGAAGCGCACGGCGTGGCTGATGACCGGCGCGCTCTCCAACGTCACGATGGCGCGCTTCGCCGCCGGACTGCTTGGCGGTCTGGCGATGCCGGGCCTGCTGCTGCTGAGCCGGGTCCCGGCGCCGCCGGGGCAGGGCCAGGACCTCGTCTTCGTCGTGCTCGTCGGCATGCTCTTCGTGGCCTGCCTGGCCGGCGAGCTGTTCGAGCGCTACCTGTTCTTCGCGGCGGTCGCCTCGCCGCGCATGCCGGGAACCCTGTAA
- the cobG gene encoding precorrin-3B synthase, with product MVNPAEVWKSKKHSFDVWPDVLRHAETRTPMGGIETPDLERMKWYGFFYRKRDKPGRYMNRIRITAGELTSAQAREIAAIAYEHGHGIVDVTTRANLQVQGLGIEHVPEVAERLAAVGLTSKQTGHDNIRNVFAHPFSGLLPDELIDTRRLCRDVTSLFVDSREYSDLPRKFNICLNGTAGHSVHFWTQDLSFLAHRVGREVLFQVLVAGTQGQSPHLAWHLPVLVHPDQVVAVTAALLDLFRARGSREKRHQARLRYLVERIGIDAVEAWVGERVPLRPWPDLPAPKPAARNDDLVGWFPQAQPDLWTMGLCVPLGRLSWRQLEALAVLAERWGDGQLRTTHEQGLAVIDIPGGFRDAAATDAAAVGLSMHADTLARNTVACTGTQFCNIAVTETKGAMFRLVDTLRQRTLALHGIRIHMSGCPSSCAQHFTADIGLKGVRVRRLIGTREGFDVYLGGGVAGDVHLGLRYRLGVDIDQLPLVIEEVVNEYYIRHRAGQTFSAYWRGKLREAEAAKVGEDDYRPATWICERCEYRHLGEDPPVFCPGCAGVRRLFARVEDDASTLAVAPPPGGAVAGARLEEEAATPADAPVESPPARDDGFVFAAREAALAEGAAVSVEIGGHTYALFRIDGQVRAIDGLCPHEGGPLAEGTVSKGVVTCPWHGWTFDACTGCSLEPAGNDVAPYPTLVEEGHVYLTPRTASPTVARQSSGGSVTAPVGSPSAGSVLSAVPLPRAQPPRAATASLKVAEVRDETPDVRTFRLDNRAGRIPHARPGTFLQVCAFIDGTDAWRSFTVASSPTDPSFLELTIKRNPAGQVTNHLFDAVRAGSELTVRGTQGGFHFDPRRHREPLVLVSAGSGITPVMSIARFLAKTDPRRPCTFVHGARTEDDIIFRAECQRLHDTLPFFTYRVSLSRPGPRWEGARGRVDGTGLAPLVHDLKGSRYFLCGPSTFMDVIAHWLTAEGVPADRVHTEQFHAAPRLARAG from the coding sequence ATGGTCAATCCGGCGGAAGTCTGGAAATCGAAGAAGCACAGCTTCGACGTCTGGCCCGACGTGCTGCGTCACGCCGAGACGCGCACGCCGATGGGCGGGATCGAGACGCCCGATCTGGAGCGCATGAAGTGGTACGGCTTCTTCTACCGCAAGCGCGACAAGCCGGGCCGCTACATGAACCGGATCCGGATCACGGCGGGGGAGCTGACCTCCGCTCAGGCGCGCGAGATCGCGGCGATCGCCTACGAGCACGGCCACGGCATCGTCGACGTCACCACCCGCGCGAACCTCCAGGTGCAGGGGCTCGGCATCGAGCATGTGCCGGAGGTCGCCGAGCGCCTGGCCGCGGTCGGGCTGACCTCCAAGCAGACCGGCCACGACAACATCCGCAACGTGTTCGCCCACCCGTTCAGCGGGCTGCTCCCGGACGAGCTGATCGACACGCGCCGGCTCTGCCGGGACGTCACGTCGCTGTTCGTCGACAGCCGCGAGTACTCCGACCTGCCGCGCAAGTTCAACATCTGCCTGAACGGGACGGCCGGGCACTCGGTGCACTTCTGGACGCAGGACCTGAGCTTCCTGGCCCACCGGGTCGGCCGCGAGGTGCTGTTCCAGGTGCTGGTGGCCGGCACCCAGGGACAGAGCCCGCACCTGGCATGGCACCTGCCGGTGCTGGTCCACCCGGATCAGGTGGTGGCGGTCACGGCGGCGCTGCTCGATCTGTTCCGCGCCCGGGGGTCGCGCGAAAAGCGCCATCAGGCCCGCCTGCGCTACCTGGTCGAGCGGATCGGCATCGACGCCGTCGAGGCCTGGGTCGGCGAGCGGGTTCCGTTGCGCCCGTGGCCGGACCTGCCGGCTCCGAAGCCGGCGGCGCGCAACGACGATCTGGTCGGCTGGTTCCCGCAGGCGCAGCCGGATCTCTGGACCATGGGGCTCTGCGTGCCGCTGGGGCGATTGAGCTGGCGGCAGTTGGAGGCGCTCGCCGTGCTCGCGGAGCGCTGGGGCGACGGCCAACTGCGGACGACGCACGAGCAGGGACTCGCGGTCATCGATATTCCGGGCGGCTTCCGGGACGCGGCGGCCACCGATGCCGCCGCGGTCGGACTCAGCATGCACGCGGACACGCTGGCTCGCAACACCGTGGCGTGCACCGGGACGCAGTTCTGCAACATCGCGGTGACCGAGACCAAGGGCGCGATGTTCCGGCTGGTCGACACCCTGCGGCAGCGGACCCTCGCCCTGCACGGCATCCGTATCCACATGAGCGGCTGCCCGTCGAGCTGCGCGCAGCACTTCACGGCCGACATCGGCCTGAAGGGCGTCCGGGTGCGGCGGCTGATCGGCACGCGCGAGGGCTTCGACGTCTATCTCGGCGGCGGGGTGGCCGGCGACGTCCACCTCGGCCTGCGCTACAGGCTCGGGGTGGACATCGACCAGCTTCCGCTCGTCATCGAGGAAGTGGTCAACGAGTACTACATCCGGCACCGGGCGGGGCAGACGTTCAGCGCCTACTGGCGCGGGAAGCTGCGCGAGGCCGAGGCCGCGAAGGTGGGCGAGGACGACTATCGCCCGGCGACCTGGATCTGCGAGCGGTGCGAGTACCGCCACCTGGGCGAGGACCCGCCGGTGTTCTGTCCCGGCTGCGCCGGCGTGCGCCGGCTCTTCGCAAGGGTCGAGGACGATGCCTCGACCCTTGCGGTAGCTCCGCCGCCGGGAGGCGCCGTCGCGGGCGCACGGTTGGAGGAAGAGGCCGCCACCCCTGCCGACGCGCCCGTCGAGTCGCCTCCCGCTCGCGACGACGGTTTCGTGTTCGCGGCCCGCGAGGCTGCCCTGGCCGAGGGCGCCGCGGTGTCGGTTGAGATCGGCGGTCATACGTATGCCCTGTTCCGGATCGACGGCCAGGTGCGGGCGATCGACGGCCTGTGTCCACACGAGGGAGGGCCGCTGGCCGAAGGGACGGTCAGCAAGGGGGTCGTCACCTGTCCCTGGCACGGCTGGACGTTCGACGCGTGCACGGGATGCAGCCTGGAGCCGGCCGGCAACGATGTCGCCCCCTATCCGACGCTCGTCGAAGAGGGACACGTCTACCTGACGCCGAGGACGGCGTCGCCGACCGTGGCGCGACAATCCTCCGGCGGCAGCGTCACGGCTCCTGTCGGGTCGCCTTCCGCGGGCAGTGTCCTGTCCGCGGTCCCCTTGCCCCGCGCACAGCCGCCCCGCGCGGCCACGGCGTCGCTGAAGGTGGCCGAGGTCCGGGACGAGACGCCCGACGTGCGCACCTTCCGCCTCGACAACCGCGCCGGCCGCATTCCCCACGCGCGCCCGGGCACGTTCCTGCAGGTCTGCGCTTTCATCGACGGTACCGACGCGTGGCGCAGCTTCACCGTCGCCTCGTCGCCGACCGACCCGTCGTTCCTGGAGCTGACGATCAAGCGGAACCCGGCCGGTCAGGTGACCAACCACCTCTTCGACGCGGTGCGGGCCGGGAGCGAGCTGACCGTGCGCGGCACGCAGGGCGGGTTCCATTTCGACCCGCGGCGCCACCGCGAGCCGCTTGTGCTGGTCTCGGCGGGCAGCGGGATCACCCCGGTCATGAGCATCGCACGCTTCCTGGCGAAGACCGATCCCCGGCGCCCGTGCACCTTCGTCCACGGCGCGCGCACCGAGGACGACATCATCTTTCGGGCCGAGTGCCAGCGGCTGCACGACACGCTGCCGTTCTTCACCTACCGCGTCTCGTTGTCCCGGCCCGGGCCGCGTTGGGAGGGTGCGCGGGGTCGGGTGGACGGGACCGGTCTGGCGCCGCTCGTGCACGACCTGAAGGGCAGCCGCTACTTCCTGTGCGGACCGTCCACCTTCATGGACGTGATTGCCCACTGGCTGACGGCGGAAGGGGTGCCGGCCGACCGCGTGCACACCGAGCAGTTCCACGCCGCGCCGCGCCTGGCGCGGGCGGGATGA
- a CDS encoding MFS transporter, with protein sequence MEVTSKATRIRLFSIGTPQMRAFHMSWFAFFLCFFAWFGIAPLMKIVRDEMALTQSQIGWLVIGSVAITVVARLLIGWLCDRIGPRRAYTWLLIVGSLPVMGIGLAQDFQTFLVFRLLIGIIGASFVITQYHTSVMFAPNVVGTANATTAGWGNLGGGVTQLVMPIVLGILTVGAYIPFTNIQFLPGLGLSDAAGWRAAMVIAGAMCALVGVAYYFLTQDAPEGNYRELRAAGKLPPKQSVKGSFARAAQDPRVWALFVIYGACFGIELTVNNVLALYFIDYFDFFASMTAVQAVQWAGAAAMLFGLMNVFARTLGGALGDVFGRRWGLSGRVRWLFIALFFEGLALMLFSQMPVLAMAIPALIVFSLFVQMSEGATYSVVPFINKKALGSVAGIVGAGGNAGAVAAGFLFRGAIPWPTAFLVIGALVTVTAFLAFAVRFDSQTEIEARTALDAALADRRAGLAAGGVEPAEAAG encoded by the coding sequence ATGGAAGTCACGAGCAAGGCTACGCGGATTCGGCTCTTCAGCATCGGCACCCCGCAGATGCGCGCGTTCCACATGTCGTGGTTCGCGTTCTTCCTTTGTTTCTTCGCCTGGTTCGGCATCGCGCCGTTGATGAAGATCGTCCGCGACGAGATGGCGCTGACCCAGTCGCAGATCGGCTGGCTCGTCATCGGATCGGTTGCCATCACCGTCGTCGCCCGGCTGCTCATCGGGTGGCTCTGCGACCGCATCGGGCCGCGGCGGGCCTATACCTGGCTGCTCATCGTCGGGTCGCTCCCGGTGATGGGCATCGGCCTGGCCCAGGACTTCCAGACATTCCTCGTCTTCCGGCTGCTGATCGGCATCATCGGGGCGTCGTTCGTGATCACGCAGTACCACACGTCGGTGATGTTCGCCCCGAACGTGGTCGGCACCGCCAACGCCACCACTGCGGGGTGGGGCAACCTGGGCGGCGGCGTGACGCAGCTCGTCATGCCCATCGTGCTCGGCATCCTGACCGTGGGAGCGTACATCCCGTTCACGAACATCCAGTTCCTCCCCGGCCTCGGGCTGAGCGACGCGGCGGGCTGGCGGGCGGCGATGGTGATCGCCGGGGCGATGTGCGCCCTGGTCGGCGTGGCCTACTACTTCCTGACGCAGGATGCGCCGGAGGGGAACTACCGGGAGCTGCGCGCGGCCGGCAAGCTGCCGCCCAAGCAGAGCGTGAAGGGCTCGTTCGCCAGGGCGGCGCAGGACCCGCGGGTCTGGGCGCTCTTCGTCATCTACGGCGCGTGCTTCGGGATCGAGCTGACCGTCAACAACGTTCTCGCCCTCTACTTCATCGACTACTTCGATTTCTTCGCGTCGATGACCGCGGTGCAGGCGGTCCAGTGGGCGGGCGCGGCGGCGATGCTCTTCGGCCTGATGAACGTCTTCGCACGCACCCTCGGCGGCGCGCTCGGCGACGTGTTCGGACGCCGCTGGGGGCTCTCCGGACGCGTGCGCTGGCTCTTCATCGCGCTCTTCTTCGAAGGGCTGGCCCTGATGCTCTTCTCGCAGATGCCGGTGCTGGCGATGGCCATTCCCGCGCTCATCGTCTTCAGCCTGTTCGTGCAGATGTCCGAGGGCGCGACCTATTCGGTGGTGCCGTTCATCAACAAGAAGGCGCTGGGTTCGGTGGCAGGCATCGTCGGCGCGGGCGGCAACGCCGGTGCGGTCGCCGCCGGGTTCCTGTTCCGGGGCGCCATCCCGTGGCCGACGGCGTTTCTGGTCATCGGTGCGCTGGTGACGGTCACCGCGTTCCTCGCCTTCGCGGTCCGTTTCGACAGCCAGACGGAGATCGAGGCGCGAACGGCGCTCGACGCGGCCCTGGCGGATCGGCGGGCCGGGCTCGCCGCCGGGGGGGTGGAACCCGCCGAGGCGGCCGGATAG
- a CDS encoding ATP-binding protein, which translates to MHRHRLQDLREWLQGPGRKPLILRGARQVGKSTLVRLFCETATDRDLLTVNLERHPQLAETFARNDPATVLDVIEAVSDRPRSDRTILFLDEIQAAPSAFASLRYFLEEMPELPIVAAGSLLEFLLSEHTFSMPVGRIQYLDLGPMTFTEFLRAAGQERLAREIETIEWTSASTPPSPHPVIHQRLLDLLRLYHFVGGMPEAVKTYAESRNLRAVSAVHASIIDTWRDDFPKYAARRDLTRMLRVFNFAARHAGRKVKYSNVSPDDQSGTIRRDMDLLAMARVIAKVTHSQCSGLPLQADLKEKVFKLIFLDVGLMNAVCGLGWQTIAGQTETQLVNAGPGAEQFIGQHLQFLLADRPNRELTYWLREGRSNNAEVDYVCELGGRIVPIEVKAGRTGTLKSLHQFVAEKRVPFAVRFDAALPALHTVEAEVRHGHGSERVRYPLLSLPLYLVERLPSMVEGLAARM; encoded by the coding sequence GTGCACCGTCATCGCCTGCAAGACCTGCGGGAGTGGCTGCAGGGGCCGGGACGCAAGCCCCTGATCCTGCGCGGAGCGCGGCAAGTCGGCAAGTCCACGCTGGTCCGGCTGTTCTGCGAAACGGCAACCGATCGGGATCTGCTGACCGTCAACCTCGAACGGCATCCGCAGCTCGCCGAGACGTTCGCCCGCAACGATCCGGCGACCGTGCTCGACGTGATCGAGGCGGTCTCCGACCGACCGCGCTCCGACCGCACCATCCTGTTTCTGGACGAGATACAGGCCGCCCCCAGCGCCTTCGCCTCTCTTCGGTACTTCCTCGAAGAGATGCCGGAGCTGCCGATCGTCGCCGCCGGCTCTCTGCTGGAATTCCTGCTGTCGGAGCACACCTTCTCGATGCCGGTCGGACGCATCCAATACCTCGATCTGGGCCCGATGACGTTCACCGAATTCCTGCGGGCCGCCGGTCAGGAGCGGCTCGCCCGCGAGATCGAGACGATCGAGTGGACGAGCGCCTCCACCCCTCCGTCGCCGCACCCGGTCATTCACCAGCGCCTGCTCGATCTCCTGCGCCTGTACCACTTCGTGGGCGGCATGCCCGAGGCGGTCAAGACCTACGCCGAGTCCAGGAATCTGCGAGCCGTCAGTGCCGTCCACGCCAGCATCATCGATACCTGGCGGGACGACTTCCCGAAGTACGCGGCGCGGCGCGACCTCACCCGCATGCTCCGCGTGTTCAACTTCGCGGCCCGCCACGCAGGACGAAAGGTGAAGTACAGCAACGTCTCTCCAGACGACCAGAGCGGCACGATCCGTCGCGACATGGATTTGCTGGCCATGGCGCGCGTGATCGCGAAAGTGACTCACAGTCAGTGTTCCGGCCTGCCGCTGCAGGCCGACCTCAAGGAGAAGGTCTTCAAGCTGATCTTCCTGGACGTCGGCCTGATGAACGCCGTCTGTGGACTCGGCTGGCAGACCATCGCCGGCCAGACCGAGACCCAACTGGTCAACGCCGGTCCCGGCGCCGAGCAGTTCATCGGCCAGCACCTGCAGTTTCTTCTCGCCGATCGGCCGAACCGCGAGCTGACCTACTGGCTGCGCGAAGGCCGCTCCAACAATGCCGAGGTCGACTACGTGTGCGAGCTCGGCGGCCGCATCGTGCCGATCGAAGTGAAGGCCGGACGCACCGGTACCCTGAAGTCGCTGCACCAGTTCGTGGCGGAGAAGCGGGTTCCGTTCGCAGTCCGTTTCGACGCGGCCCTGCCGGCCCTGCACACGGTCGAAGCAGAAGTGCGCCACGGCCACGGCTCCGAACGGGTCCGCTACCCGCTGCTGTCCCTCCCGCTCTACCTGGTGGAGCGGCTGCCGTCCATGGTGGAGGGTCTGGCCGCCCGGATGTGA
- a CDS encoding type II toxin-antitoxin system Phd/YefM family antitoxin translates to MKEVAAREAKNRFGQLLDAAQAAPVRVTKKGRPVGVVMSMQQYERLRGAAWARLTESMDRLGAEAASRGLTEAELDVLLSDDG, encoded by the coding sequence ATGAAGGAAGTCGCCGCCCGCGAGGCCAAGAATCGGTTCGGCCAGTTGCTCGACGCCGCTCAGGCAGCGCCCGTCCGCGTGACGAAGAAGGGCCGGCCGGTCGGCGTCGTAATGTCGATGCAGCAGTACGAACGCCTGCGAGGCGCCGCCTGGGCGCGACTCACCGAATCCATGGACCGCCTGGGAGCCGAGGCAGCGTCGCGCGGCTTGACCGAAGCCGAGCTGGACGTGCTCCTGTCCGATGACGGTTGA
- a CDS encoding putative toxin-antitoxin system toxin component, PIN family, with the protein MTVERFVLDTNVLMSAALTPAGRPRAVVDAIRDAHGVLLFSEETFGELRTRFHRSRFDRYVSRDARWLFLAQLEAVSEWVSLVGAKLGCRDPGDDMLLETALLGRADCLITGDRDLLVMSPFEGIAILTPAEALRLQ; encoded by the coding sequence ATGACGGTTGAGCGCTTCGTCCTCGACACCAACGTGCTGATGAGCGCGGCACTGACTCCGGCCGGCCGGCCGCGCGCGGTAGTGGACGCGATACGCGACGCCCACGGCGTTCTGCTCTTCTCCGAGGAGACCTTCGGCGAATTGCGAACGCGGTTCCATCGTTCCAGGTTCGACCGGTACGTCAGCCGGGACGCTCGGTGGCTCTTCCTCGCCCAACTCGAAGCCGTCTCCGAGTGGGTTTCGTTAGTCGGCGCCAAGTTGGGATGCCGCGATCCGGGGGACGACATGCTGCTCGAAACCGCCCTACTCGGACGCGCGGACTGTCTGATCACCGGCGACCGGGACCTGCTGGTGATGTCGCCGTTCGAGGGCATCGCGATCCTGACGCCCGCCGAGGCGCTCCGCCTCCAATGA